A single genomic interval of Candidatus Eisenbacteria bacterium harbors:
- a CDS encoding ABC transporter permease, with amino-acid sequence MPIRTGLLKETVGMALSSLRTHKLRAGLTVLGVVIGITSLVGMVSLVQGLNRSMAQQIRSLGTSVIYVRKFEPGLFVGELPDSLRHRRDFKVEDAAAIQALCPSVVAAVPLTYTMAKLKYRNAETNLAEIVGSDPGYLEIHELGISAGRCFTQEELLHKADVCLLGQSLLETLFPSGLALGHWVLIGGKRFLVVGELEKRGNFLGQNQDNYVLMPHSTLKKRFGSELETYIDAKSVSVEATDQAIDEITDLLRRRRGIPANGFSDFGVFTEDVLMDLYHKITGTFYIVMIAISSIALMVGGVGVTNIMFVSVTERTREIGLRMAVGARRKDVLIQFLTEAVFLTATGGAVGIALGVSVGWLVEKLVHIPSAAPFWALALGFAFSSAVGLFFGIYPAVKAARMDPVAALRYE; translated from the coding sequence ATGCCTATCAGAACCGGATTGTTGAAAGAGACCGTGGGGATGGCGCTCTCTTCGCTGCGAACTCACAAACTTAGGGCCGGGCTCACGGTTCTGGGCGTCGTCATCGGCATCACCTCCCTCGTCGGGATGGTTTCCCTCGTTCAGGGCCTCAACCGCAGCATGGCACAACAAATCAGGTCTCTCGGCACCTCGGTCATATACGTCAGGAAATTCGAACCCGGTCTCTTCGTCGGTGAGCTGCCGGATAGTCTCAGACACAGGCGGGACTTCAAAGTCGAGGACGCGGCGGCAATCCAGGCCCTGTGCCCGTCCGTGGTGGCGGCCGTGCCGTTGACATACACCATGGCCAAGCTCAAGTACAGGAACGCCGAGACCAACCTTGCCGAGATAGTGGGGAGCGACCCCGGCTATCTCGAAATTCATGAACTGGGAATCTCCGCGGGGAGATGTTTCACGCAGGAGGAACTGCTGCACAAGGCCGACGTTTGTCTTCTGGGCCAGAGCCTCCTCGAAACGCTGTTCCCGAGCGGTCTGGCTCTGGGGCACTGGGTCTTGATAGGAGGAAAGCGTTTTCTCGTCGTGGGCGAACTCGAGAAGCGGGGGAATTTTCTCGGGCAGAATCAGGACAACTACGTGCTCATGCCGCACTCCACCTTGAAGAAAAGGTTCGGGAGCGAACTCGAAACATACATTGACGCAAAATCGGTGAGCGTCGAGGCGACCGATCAGGCGATCGACGAAATCACGGATCTGCTCAGGCGAAGGCGCGGCATCCCGGCCAACGGTTTCTCGGATTTCGGTGTGTTCACTGAAGACGTGCTCATGGATCTCTATCACAAGATAACCGGAACCTTCTACATAGTCATGATAGCCATCTCTTCTATAGCCTTGATGGTCGGAGGCGTCGGAGTCACAAACATAATGTTCGTGTCGGTGACGGAGAGGACCCGAGAGATAGGACTGCGGATGGCCGTCGGTGCGCGCAGAAAGGACGTTCTGATTCAGTTCCTCACGGAGGCGGTCTTTCTTACGGCCACGGGAGGGGCGGTGGGGATTGCGCTCGGAGTGAGTGTGGGCTGGCTGGTTGAGAAGCTGGTACACATTCCGTCTGCGGCGCCGTTCTGGGCGCTCGCGCTGGGCTTTGCGTTCTCTTCGGCCGTGGGTCTCTTCTTCGGGATATATCCCGCTGTGAAGGCTGCAAGAATGGATCCCGTGGCGGCACTGCGGTACGAATAG
- a CDS encoding ABC transporter ATP-binding protein has product MIELKQVKKVYNVGAEDVHALDGIDLDIGTNDYVAIMGPSGSGKSTLMNIIGCLDTPTSGSYLFGGQEVKDLSDDELARIRNRKIGFVFQTFNLLPRADTTHNVELPLIYAGVQRAERKRRVEMALEAVGLVERAKHRPAELSGGQRQRAAIARALVNEPSVILADEPTGNLDSKTGEEIMQAFEKIHKAGNAIILVTHEEYIAEHAGRIVRLRDGLIESDKLL; this is encoded by the coding sequence CTGATCGAGCTAAAACAGGTCAAGAAGGTGTACAACGTGGGCGCAGAAGACGTTCATGCGCTCGACGGGATCGACCTTGACATCGGTACGAACGACTACGTCGCCATAATGGGGCCCTCCGGCTCCGGCAAGTCGACGTTGATGAACATCATAGGTTGTCTGGATACCCCCACGAGCGGCTCGTACCTGTTCGGCGGCCAGGAGGTCAAGGATCTCTCAGACGACGAGCTCGCGCGCATAAGAAATCGAAAGATAGGTTTTGTGTTCCAGACCTTCAATCTGCTTCCGCGCGCCGACACCACTCACAACGTCGAGCTTCCTCTGATCTACGCGGGTGTTCAGCGGGCAGAACGGAAACGGCGGGTCGAAATGGCCCTCGAAGCCGTCGGACTTGTTGAGAGAGCCAAGCATCGCCCGGCAGAACTCTCCGGAGGTCAGCGCCAGCGTGCGGCCATAGCGCGTGCGCTCGTGAACGAGCCTTCCGTAATACTTGCGGACGAACCTACAGGAAACCTGGACAGCAAAACGGGCGAGGAAATAATGCAGGCCTTCGAGAAGATCCACAAGGCCGGTAACGCCATCATTCTCGTCACACACGAAGAATACATAGCAGAACACGCAGGACGTATCGTCAGGCTGAGGGACGGCCTGATCGAGTCCGACAAACTGCTCTGA
- the asnS gene encoding asparagine--tRNA ligase, protein MRTYVSEIPKFESQDVEIRGWLYNKRSSGKVHFLLVRDGTGIIQVIAEQTSVGPETFALCDQLTQESSLVVRGKVGKEERALGGYEIRLSSIEVIQLAKDYPLTPKEHGVSFLMDRRHLWLRSSRQHAILAVRGTVVKACRDFFDSRGFVVVDAPILTPAACEGTSTLFETDYFGTKAYLSQSGQLYNEAAAMAFGKVYCFGPTFRAEKSKTRRHLLEFWMIEPEVAFATLEDIVLLAEGLVAFIVERVLAERRPQLEKLGRSVDALEKVVPPFPRLKYDDAIEMLKAKGSEIKWGDDFGAVEETELSQAFDKPIFVWGYPSQCKAFYMKGSSEDPRITLSADLLAPEGYGEIVGGGQREDSLEVLERKIDEMGLPREAFEWYLDLRRYGTVEHGGFGLGLERTVAWICGIEHIRETIPFPRMLNRFTP, encoded by the coding sequence ATGCGAACTTACGTGAGCGAAATACCCAAGTTCGAGTCCCAGGACGTCGAGATACGAGGTTGGCTCTACAACAAGAGGTCGAGCGGGAAGGTCCATTTCCTTCTCGTGAGAGACGGGACAGGCATAATCCAGGTCATCGCGGAGCAGACGTCGGTCGGGCCGGAGACGTTTGCGCTTTGTGACCAGTTGACGCAGGAAAGCTCTCTCGTTGTGAGGGGCAAGGTGGGCAAGGAGGAGCGGGCCCTGGGCGGCTACGAAATCAGGCTTTCGAGCATCGAAGTGATCCAGCTTGCCAAGGACTATCCGCTCACTCCCAAGGAACACGGCGTCTCTTTCCTGATGGACAGACGGCATCTCTGGCTCCGCTCTTCGCGGCAGCACGCCATTCTTGCCGTGAGGGGCACGGTGGTGAAGGCCTGCAGGGATTTTTTCGATTCCAGGGGTTTTGTCGTGGTTGACGCGCCCATCCTCACGCCTGCCGCGTGCGAGGGCACCTCGACTTTGTTCGAGACCGACTACTTCGGCACAAAGGCCTATCTCAGCCAGAGCGGCCAGCTCTACAACGAGGCCGCAGCGATGGCGTTCGGGAAGGTCTATTGCTTCGGTCCCACGTTCAGAGCAGAGAAGTCAAAAACCAGGCGACACCTGCTTGAATTCTGGATGATAGAGCCGGAGGTTGCTTTCGCAACTCTCGAGGACATCGTGTTGCTTGCCGAGGGCCTGGTCGCTTTCATCGTGGAGAGGGTTCTGGCAGAGAGAAGGCCTCAGTTGGAGAAGCTCGGCCGCTCCGTCGACGCGCTGGAGAAGGTTGTGCCTCCGTTTCCGAGACTCAAGTATGACGATGCGATCGAGATGCTGAAGGCCAAGGGTTCCGAGATCAAGTGGGGCGATGATTTCGGGGCGGTGGAGGAGACCGAACTTTCGCAGGCGTTCGACAAGCCGATTTTCGTCTGGGGATACCCTTCGCAGTGCAAGGCCTTCTACATGAAGGGTTCTTCCGAAGACCCGAGAATCACTCTTTCGGCAGACCTGCTGGCGCCGGAGGGTTACGGAGAGATCGTGGGGGGTGGGCAGAGGGAAGACAGCCTGGAAGTGCTGGAAAGGAAGATAGACGAGATGGGACTCCCGCGAGAGGCGTTCGAATGGTATCTCGACTTGAGAAGATATGGTACCGTCGAACACGGAGGGTTCGGCTTGGGTCTTGAGAGGACCGTTGCCTGGATATGCGGCATCGAGCACATCCGGGAGACAATTCCTTTTCCCAGAATGCTCAACAGATTTACGCCATAG
- a CDS encoding MotA/TolQ/ExbB proton channel family protein, with protein MSSMRVALLLLVCVSVLTVAFPSFAAGAAAGTEPQAWLDHFKRSGLVDYYVRGGVFMHPILLCSILALAVIIERLYVLSKARTDTRALMSKLLSTYETKGIEAARAQLEITKGPVAAVLHAGLLRVDRGTDAVEKSIVSAAAIEVTFLERGLVWLSSVANIAPLLGFLGTVSGMIHAFEAIAAAEYVSAKLVSAGIAEALITTAAGLMVAIPVQLAYNYFVQTIDRFVVEMEESAADLLDALARTVGTKATS; from the coding sequence ATGTCAAGTATGAGGGTTGCGCTTCTGCTGCTCGTGTGCGTCAGCGTTTTGACCGTGGCATTTCCTTCATTCGCCGCCGGGGCCGCCGCAGGTACTGAGCCACAAGCGTGGTTGGATCATTTCAAGAGAAGCGGCCTCGTTGATTACTACGTCAGGGGCGGTGTGTTCATGCACCCCATCCTTCTCTGCTCCATTCTGGCACTGGCCGTCATAATAGAGAGACTCTACGTTCTGTCCAAGGCCCGGACTGACACCAGGGCCTTGATGAGCAAGCTTCTCTCCACCTACGAAACGAAGGGGATTGAAGCAGCCCGGGCGCAGCTCGAGATCACAAAGGGGCCCGTCGCCGCAGTGCTCCATGCAGGGCTCCTGAGGGTAGACAGGGGTACGGACGCGGTCGAGAAGTCTATCGTGAGCGCCGCCGCCATCGAGGTCACATTTCTTGAGAGAGGTCTTGTCTGGCTGTCCAGTGTCGCCAACATTGCGCCGTTGCTCGGATTCCTGGGAACTGTTTCCGGAATGATTCACGCTTTCGAGGCCATCGCCGCCGCCGAATACGTGAGCGCAAAGCTGGTGTCCGCGGGCATTGCTGAGGCGTTGATTACCACTGCCGCGGGCCTCATGGTCGCCATACCGGTGCAACTGGCTTATAACTATTTCGTGCAGACGATCGATAGATTCGTCGTCGAGATGGAAGAGTCGGCCGCAGATCTTCTCGATGCTCTCGCCCGTACCGTAGGTACCAAGGCGACCTCGTAG
- a CDS encoding TolC family protein, which translates to MYWKLRRCLSLVLFLAVCGIATLPLQSAASRANLPVLPEGALTVSKCVEIAIARNFSVVSASENVNESIGAQIAAIGGLAPSVTAGAGFGRRIQGPTESYYPEYDITVLSSGSTSDSYYYTFQATQNLISVPDWARFSSASHSVRASRHSLDAAKQSAVYQVKLQFYELLKSMKLAEVSKTAMQLSRDELDRAKALYEVGSVAKSDVLKAEVRVSQSELSLIAADNKVKLERSRLAKLLGLPVDSPINIDENLGEETPQVQVEDSVRKALERRPDLLAVRENLKGAKASVLASKAGRLPTAYTSFSYNWSDNEFPRTEAARDKNYYWSVRLGISVPLFDGLATTASVRQARARAAIADNNVRDSELQTALDVKEAMLGLDQATQTIKASKTGLASAEEDYRLSRERYDVGSGTMLELLNAEVSLSQARSSYVEAVASLREAEALFEKATGQPVK; encoded by the coding sequence ATGTATTGGAAATTGCGTCGGTGCCTGTCTCTTGTGCTGTTCCTTGCCGTTTGTGGGATTGCGACCTTGCCGCTCCAGAGCGCTGCATCGCGTGCCAACCTTCCGGTCCTGCCGGAAGGGGCGCTCACTGTTTCCAAGTGCGTTGAGATTGCCATCGCGAGAAACTTCTCCGTTGTCAGCGCAAGCGAGAATGTGAACGAATCCATCGGCGCCCAGATCGCTGCAATAGGCGGACTCGCCCCGTCCGTCACGGCCGGTGCGGGCTTCGGCAGGCGTATCCAGGGGCCCACGGAGAGCTACTACCCGGAATATGACATCACGGTCTTGAGCTCCGGTAGCACCTCCGATTCCTACTACTACACCTTTCAGGCGACTCAGAACCTTATCAGCGTTCCTGACTGGGCACGATTTTCGAGCGCATCCCATTCCGTGCGTGCCTCGCGACATTCGCTAGACGCTGCGAAGCAGAGCGCGGTCTACCAGGTCAAGTTACAGTTTTATGAGCTCCTCAAGTCCATGAAGCTCGCGGAGGTCAGCAAGACCGCGATGCAGTTGAGCCGTGACGAATTGGATCGGGCAAAGGCGCTGTACGAAGTGGGATCCGTCGCCAAGAGCGACGTGCTCAAGGCCGAGGTCAGGGTCTCACAGAGCGAACTCTCACTCATCGCCGCAGACAACAAGGTGAAACTTGAGCGCTCGAGATTGGCTAAATTGCTGGGTCTACCCGTGGACAGTCCCATCAACATAGACGAGAACCTTGGGGAAGAGACACCGCAGGTGCAGGTTGAAGATTCGGTCCGCAAGGCGCTCGAACGGAGACCGGACCTCCTTGCGGTGAGGGAGAACTTGAAGGGGGCCAAGGCGTCAGTCCTCGCTTCAAAGGCGGGCAGACTTCCGACTGCTTACACCAGCTTCTCGTACAATTGGTCTGATAACGAGTTTCCGAGGACCGAAGCGGCACGAGACAAGAATTACTACTGGTCCGTACGACTTGGTATCAGCGTGCCCTTGTTCGACGGCCTGGCGACGACGGCGAGCGTTCGACAGGCGAGAGCTCGCGCAGCAATTGCAGACAACAACGTGCGTGACAGCGAGCTTCAGACTGCCCTTGACGTGAAAGAGGCAATGCTGGGACTCGATCAGGCGACGCAAACGATAAAGGCATCCAAGACCGGATTGGCCAGCGCGGAAGAAGACTACAGGCTTTCGCGCGAGAGGTACGACGTGGGATCGGGAACAATGCTGGAACTGCTGAACGCCGAGGTGAGCCTCTCCCAGGCGAGAAGCTCCTACGTCGAAGCTGTGGCAAGTTTGAGGGAAGCCGAGGCTCTATTTGAAAAGGCAACGGGTCAGCCGGTGAAGTAA
- a CDS encoding TonB family protein, whose protein sequence is MGAIALPELKRRTAFFRVKKNYAKVLEIGFVGAAIIHAMIFYFSPPYVPHPYVLPEKRIEVLNLPEDIGEVPPLPEEIERPVVPAQAEISDDVSSDATIAPTEFNPFSPLAIPSSPEASEAFYGYDSPPEVIRSVKPAYPEIARETEAEGLVQVEVTIDETGRVIDAKVVESDTIQILNNAALKAAREFLFRPAKQMNVPVKCRIVIPFRFSLGG, encoded by the coding sequence GTGGGAGCAATAGCATTGCCTGAACTGAAGAGAAGAACGGCGTTCTTTCGAGTGAAGAAGAACTACGCCAAGGTTCTCGAAATCGGTTTTGTCGGCGCTGCGATCATCCACGCCATGATTTTCTATTTCAGTCCGCCGTACGTGCCGCACCCTTACGTTTTGCCCGAGAAGAGGATCGAGGTTCTGAACCTTCCCGAGGACATTGGAGAGGTTCCGCCCCTTCCGGAAGAGATCGAACGACCGGTGGTGCCTGCCCAGGCCGAAATATCCGACGATGTGAGTTCGGACGCCACAATTGCACCTACGGAGTTCAATCCATTTTCGCCGCTGGCGATCCCTTCGAGCCCCGAGGCGTCCGAGGCTTTCTACGGTTACGACTCACCGCCCGAGGTCATCAGGAGTGTGAAGCCTGCGTACCCGGAGATTGCCAGGGAGACCGAGGCCGAGGGGCTGGTGCAAGTGGAGGTGACGATCGACGAGACGGGCCGAGTGATTGACGCCAAAGTCGTTGAGAGTGACACCATTCAGATCTTGAACAACGCGGCGCTCAAGGCCGCCAGGGAGTTTCTGTTCAGACCTGCGAAACAGATGAACGTCCCCGTGAAGTGCAGGATAGTCATTCCGTTCCGCTTCAGCCTGGGTGGCTAG
- a CDS encoding efflux RND transporter periplasmic adaptor subunit yields the protein MKLGRKRVLIGAAVVLVILFIIVGNLRRSSEKALGVQISKVTKGTITSTVRAPGKIRPETKVEISASLPGQIVNLPVHEGQWVEQGQLLLQLDRSEYVAQVEQSKAALGNAKASLSLAQASLAQAKSVYERKKVLSEKNLSSPEELESARTQYDVQGAQVEAARQMVAQAAAALNIAQDNLKKTTFLAPQAGVVSELNVEKGEIVVVGTMNMAGTVIMTVADLAHMQVECDVDETDVVSIEKGQRAKVFVDAFPDTVLEGTVVEIGSSGQKASAASDASATDFTVKLSLEPGSMGLKPDMTADAEITTATHTDALRLPIQAIVVRDKKTVDKWTSKRSEESKKGVKGKTATVKGPKKEKGGQKAEETTKVASAAKPEGKVEKASAAKADSAAQRDTSASPGASGTGKPASDEVTGVFVVDGQTVKFVPVETGIMSETDVEILKGISQDARIVTGPFRVLRDLKDGQKVKEEKKEKEDANSKGKKQKVAD from the coding sequence ATGAAGCTGGGACGAAAGAGAGTATTGATCGGGGCGGCCGTCGTGCTGGTGATTTTGTTCATCATCGTCGGCAATCTGAGGCGCAGCTCGGAGAAGGCTCTCGGAGTACAAATCTCAAAGGTCACAAAAGGCACCATAACGTCTACCGTGAGAGCGCCCGGAAAAATAAGGCCCGAGACCAAGGTTGAGATTAGCGCGAGCTTGCCCGGTCAGATTGTGAATTTGCCGGTGCATGAGGGGCAGTGGGTTGAACAGGGTCAGTTGCTTCTCCAGTTGGACAGGTCGGAGTACGTCGCCCAGGTGGAGCAGAGCAAGGCGGCGCTCGGGAACGCCAAGGCGAGTCTGAGCCTCGCTCAGGCGTCGCTTGCCCAGGCAAAGTCAGTGTACGAGAGAAAGAAGGTCCTCTCGGAGAAGAATCTTTCTTCTCCCGAGGAGCTCGAGAGTGCAAGAACGCAGTACGACGTGCAGGGGGCCCAAGTTGAAGCAGCGAGACAGATGGTGGCCCAGGCGGCCGCCGCTCTCAATATCGCGCAGGACAATCTGAAGAAGACGACGTTTCTTGCACCCCAGGCGGGCGTGGTGTCCGAACTCAACGTGGAAAAGGGTGAGATAGTCGTTGTCGGCACCATGAACATGGCGGGCACGGTGATAATGACCGTGGCAGACCTTGCCCACATGCAGGTCGAGTGCGACGTGGACGAGACCGACGTCGTGAGCATAGAAAAGGGTCAACGGGCGAAGGTGTTCGTTGACGCGTTTCCCGATACGGTGCTCGAGGGGACAGTTGTGGAAATAGGGAGCTCCGGACAGAAGGCGTCTGCCGCGTCCGACGCCTCCGCCACAGACTTCACGGTGAAGTTGAGTCTGGAGCCTGGCTCCATGGGTCTTAAGCCGGACATGACCGCGGACGCAGAGATAACTACTGCGACCCACACCGATGCCTTGAGGCTTCCCATTCAGGCCATAGTCGTGCGCGACAAGAAGACCGTGGACAAATGGACGTCCAAGCGCAGCGAAGAGTCCAAGAAGGGCGTGAAAGGCAAAACCGCCACGGTGAAGGGGCCGAAGAAGGAGAAGGGCGGGCAGAAAGCGGAGGAAACAACCAAAGTGGCAAGCGCAGCGAAGCCGGAGGGGAAGGTTGAGAAGGCGAGCGCAGCGAAGGCCGACAGCGCTGCACAGCGTGACACGTCCGCGTCGCCCGGCGCCTCGGGCACAGGCAAACCTGCCTCCGACGAAGTGACGGGTGTCTTTGTGGTGGACGGCCAGACTGTTAAGTTTGTGCCTGTAGAAACCGGCATCATGAGCGAAACCGACGTAGAAATCTTGAAGGGAATCTCTCAGGATGCGCGCATCGTTACTGGGCCGTTCAGGGTCTTGAGGGACCTCAAGGACGGACAGAAAGTGAAAGAGGAGAAGAAGGAGAAGGAAGACGCGAACAGCAAGGGGAAGAAGCAGAAAGTGGCCGACTAG
- a CDS encoding ABC transporter permease — MQVSESFRIAVSTLRAHKVRSLLTVLGTVIGVLSVVTIVSIIEGMNKYVSEKLVSEGSNTFYVDQFGMITNYEDYLEALKRKPLTLDDARALERLSPSVEAAGAVSTSVKEVRYRSKTAAGVSVLGVDESYESVQEVDVESGRLLSREDVLRRRPTCVVGADVVKKLFSGVDPLGKEVRVGRHTYRIVGVGEKKGSLLGQSQDSYVMMPITSFQKAFGSRSPVTIVAKARDQASLELAQDEARSIMRARRKVPFSKPDDFSIMSAETFMEIYRKFTSTAYLVTVGIAAISLVVGGIVIMNIMLVSVTERTKEIGIRKAVGGTSGDIMVQFLIESLLLSGSGGAIGVLFGVAIALLISHVTPLPATIRAWAIIMGLVVACGVGVFFGIYPAARAAKQDPIVALRYE; from the coding sequence TTGCAGGTTTCTGAGAGCTTCCGCATAGCGGTTTCGACCCTCAGGGCTCACAAGGTCAGATCCTTGTTGACTGTCCTGGGAACAGTGATAGGCGTCCTCTCCGTTGTGACCATAGTGTCCATCATAGAGGGCATGAACAAGTACGTCTCCGAAAAGCTCGTGTCGGAGGGGTCCAACACCTTCTACGTGGACCAGTTCGGCATGATTACGAACTATGAAGATTACCTGGAAGCCCTGAAGAGAAAGCCGCTCACGCTCGACGACGCCCGCGCGCTGGAGCGCCTTTCGCCGTCCGTAGAGGCCGCCGGGGCAGTTTCGACCAGCGTGAAGGAGGTTCGGTACAGATCCAAGACCGCCGCCGGAGTCAGCGTGCTCGGTGTCGACGAGAGCTACGAGTCCGTTCAGGAGGTCGACGTGGAGTCGGGCAGGCTTCTCTCGCGCGAGGACGTCCTGCGAAGACGGCCTACTTGCGTTGTCGGTGCGGACGTCGTGAAGAAACTCTTCAGTGGCGTAGACCCGCTCGGCAAGGAAGTGCGCGTCGGCCGTCACACTTACAGAATCGTCGGGGTCGGCGAGAAGAAGGGTAGCCTTCTCGGCCAAAGCCAGGATAGCTACGTTATGATGCCCATCACGTCGTTTCAGAAGGCGTTTGGCTCGAGGTCGCCCGTCACAATTGTGGCAAAGGCCAGAGATCAGGCCAGCCTGGAACTCGCGCAGGACGAGGCGAGGTCGATCATGAGGGCCAGAAGAAAAGTGCCTTTCTCCAAGCCGGACGACTTCAGCATCATGAGCGCCGAGACGTTCATGGAAATCTACAGGAAATTCACGTCCACGGCTTACCTGGTGACGGTGGGGATTGCGGCCATTTCCCTCGTGGTGGGTGGAATCGTGATCATGAACATAATGCTTGTCTCCGTGACGGAGAGGACGAAGGAGATAGGGATAAGAAAGGCGGTCGGAGGGACGAGCGGCGACATAATGGTACAGTTCCTCATAGAATCTCTGCTTCTTTCGGGCTCGGGTGGTGCGATAGGTGTTCTGTTCGGCGTTGCCATTGCCTTGCTGATATCCCACGTGACGCCTCTGCCGGCGACGATTCGTGCCTGGGCGATCATCATGGGGCTCGTGGTCGCGTGCGGCGTCGGTGTCTTTTTCGGAATATACCCGGCTGCTCGGGCCGCAAAGCAGGATCCCATAGTCGCGCTACGGTATGAGTAG
- a CDS encoding biopolymer transporter ExbD, with translation MIEVEQWLGKIGGPRLKVSPSIPTSSTGDIAMLLMIFFMSTVIFRVEQGIPIAFPRAEAGQTVPRENSVRIWIDAGGRVSIDDNMVSVSDIEPIISRKLQRNPALIVQFNVDRRARYDLVSEAIDRLKSANALRVAFTAPRRETEEE, from the coding sequence GTGATCGAAGTGGAACAATGGTTGGGGAAAATAGGCGGGCCGAGGCTGAAGGTTTCCCCGTCTATTCCGACTTCTTCGACCGGCGACATTGCCATGCTTCTCATGATCTTCTTCATGTCGACGGTCATCTTCCGGGTGGAGCAGGGCATACCCATTGCGTTTCCTCGCGCGGAAGCGGGGCAAACGGTTCCCAGAGAGAACTCCGTCCGCATATGGATTGATGCCGGAGGCCGAGTGTCCATAGACGACAACATGGTTTCCGTGTCGGACATCGAGCCGATAATCTCGCGGAAACTGCAAAGGAACCCCGCGCTCATCGTTCAGTTCAACGTGGACAGGAGAGCCAGGTACGACCTTGTTTCTGAGGCGATTGACCGCCTCAAGAGTGCCAACGCGCTGCGGGTCGCTTTCACTGCTCCGCGCAGGGAGACAGAGGAGGAGTAG
- a CDS encoding YIP1 family protein → MSDLTTPSVETTERTGWMNSLRRVVRVVYGPAQVFGELDRRPDWLVPLIICVLVAAIGSWILLPTVILPAQREVLESRGLTEEQLEAARPWLEGSRPLYVGLATAVVFTALGLVVVAGILYLICAMLLGGDANFVRTFAVIVYSSVIVVPESLVKIPIQLITKSAEAHTSLALILSSPGASSVFAYRFLYRFLDQVSDMFAIWKFILVAVGISVMFKFPRRKSYYVVGALWLIWALGVAVVSGLTHRPTG, encoded by the coding sequence ATGAGTGACTTGACCACGCCGAGCGTTGAAACCACAGAAAGGACCGGCTGGATGAACTCCCTTCGCAGGGTTGTTCGCGTTGTCTACGGCCCGGCTCAGGTTTTCGGGGAATTGGATCGCCGGCCGGACTGGCTCGTTCCTCTTATCATCTGTGTGCTGGTGGCCGCGATTGGCTCGTGGATTCTTCTTCCCACCGTAATCCTCCCCGCGCAGCGCGAAGTACTGGAAAGCCGCGGCCTGACCGAGGAACAGCTCGAGGCGGCTCGACCCTGGCTCGAGGGGAGCAGGCCGTTGTACGTCGGGCTCGCGACGGCGGTTGTATTCACGGCGCTCGGGCTCGTTGTGGTGGCCGGGATTCTTTATTTGATTTGCGCCATGCTTCTGGGCGGTGACGCCAACTTCGTCAGAACCTTTGCCGTGATAGTTTACTCTTCGGTCATCGTGGTGCCGGAGAGCCTGGTGAAGATCCCCATTCAGTTGATCACCAAGAGTGCGGAAGCCCACACGAGCCTTGCTCTCATTCTGAGTTCGCCGGGCGCTTCCAGTGTCTTTGCGTATCGCTTCCTGTATCGTTTCCTCGACCAGGTAAGTGACATGTTCGCAATCTGGAAGTTTATCCTGGTAGCTGTGGGGATCTCGGTGATGTTCAAGTTTCCGCGCCGGAAATCCTACTACGTGGTAGGCGCTCTCTGGCTGATTTGGGCTCTGGGTGTGGCAGTTGTTTCGGGACTAACGCACAGGCCTACCGGCTAG
- a CDS encoding biopolymer transporter ExbD: MQFRKRVKAPPDIPQASTADVAFLLLIFFISTTVFDVNQALTLILPAKGKEPVKISVRNVARIVVHDKGSITIDGQPIALDKLKQEVAARIAANDKLIVSLETAPKAPYGKMVSALDKIKLAQATRISLGLYTGQETP, from the coding sequence ATGCAGTTTAGGAAAAGAGTGAAGGCCCCGCCGGACATTCCACAGGCTTCGACCGCCGACGTGGCATTCCTCCTTCTCATATTTTTTATCTCGACGACCGTGTTTGACGTGAACCAGGCCTTGACGTTGATTCTGCCTGCCAAGGGCAAGGAACCCGTGAAGATCTCCGTGAGGAATGTGGCGAGGATTGTGGTGCACGATAAGGGGAGCATCACAATAGACGGGCAGCCCATTGCCCTCGATAAACTCAAACAAGAGGTGGCGGCAAGAATCGCCGCAAACGACAAGCTGATAGTGTCTCTCGAGACGGCTCCCAAGGCCCCTTACGGAAAGATGGTGAGTGCGTTGGACAAGATCAAGCTCGCGCAGGCCACCAGAATCTCACTCGGGTTGTATACCGGGCAGGAGACGCCGTAG